TATCAGTGAAGATGTTTTTGAGGAAGTTCCCGACCTCCTTCGCAAGATTGACACACCATTACCCCAAGAGCTGAATCGCCACTCCGTAGATGACAGCAAAGTTACCGACCACCATGCTATTATCCCCACGGGAGAAACCGCATCGGCATTGTCGGTAGATGAGACCACGCTTTATCAAATGATTGTTACCCGCTTCGCAGAAGCCTTCTCGGCGCACTCTGAAGAGGAGCGTATGCAGGTAGTACTCAAGGACGAGACCAACAGCTATGTCTGGAAAGCGTGTCGTCAAGTCTCTTTGGGTTGGAAATCAGTACAGAGTACCACTTCTCAAGAGCATAAAGAGAGCGAGGAGGACGAGCCGATTTTGTCCTCTTTGCCCAACTTGACCGAGGGGCAAACTTTACCCCTGCAACAAGCAGACATAATCGAGCAAAAGAGCAAGCCTAAGCCACTCTATACAGAAGCGACCCTGCTTTCGGCTATGGAGCATGCAGGCAAGGAGGTAGAGGATGTTGCAAGTAAAAAGGCTTTGGCAGAGTGTGGCATAGGCACACCTGCTACACGAGCCAACATCATTGAGACACTCATCCTACGTGACTATATCCGTAGGGAGAAGAAGAGCATAGTCCCAACGGAGAAAGGGTTAGCCGTCTATGAAATCGTTAAGGATAAACGCATTGCCAATGCGGAGATGACCGGAGCATGGGAGGTGGCACTAGTAGCAATCGAGGCAGGAAGTATGGATGCTGGTAAGTTTGCACAAGGCATCAACTCCTACGTTTCCACCATCTGCGAGGAGTTGCTCTCACTCACACCTGCACCTAGACAACAAAGGTACCCTACATATCACTGTCCTAAGTGTGGATGTGAAAGTGTGGGGATCTATGCCAAGGTGGCGAGATGCAAGAATGATGATTGTGATTTCCACATATTCCGTGAAGTATGTGGTACGTATCTCTCCGAAGAGAATATCCGAGACCTCATAACCAAGGGACGTACTCCCATCTTGAAAGGTTTGACGAGCAAGGCAGGTAAGAAGTTCAATGCCCGATTGGTTCTACAAGAGGATAGTTCGACCAAATTTGAATTCGAGCAAAAGAGAAAGAAGTGATAGCCCGCACAAGCGACTTAGCTCAGTGCCACAACTATCTCTCACGACACTTTCCACTTGTTTATCGTAGTTAATAGGAAGCCGATTGGGGAGCCTTTGTAGTTTCTTAGCGGAAAGATGCAGTGCCAATACGCCTTGGCACTGTAGTTCTATACGGAAGAAACTCGAGTCCCAATAGGGGGTGGCACTACAGTTTCATACGGAGGAAACTCTAGTTTCATATGGGAGAAACTGCAGTTTCATGGGGAAGAAACTCCAGTGCCAAGCCTATGGGAAACTTTTCCCATACGGATGAAACTGTGGAGTGACGGGGGGGCAACATTTCCACTCAGACTAGACTCCACCAATTCACGTGAAGAGCAAAGACATCAAGTAATCGTACTTCCATTCTTGTGGTAGGTATCTCAATCCATTTCGTAGGATTGACCTCCTCCCTCCATGGCTAACAACTATCATCAACAAACAGAGTACCTCTATGGCATACAACAAGAAAGCAGTTTTGGCAGCGAATGCAGAAGCAATCCGTGTGGTGCTACGACTAGAAAAAGAGCATCGTCTGGCTACCGAAGCAGAGAAACGCATCTTGCGTGGCTACCAAGGCTTCGGAG
The sequence above is a segment of the Porphyromonas vaginalis genome. Coding sequences within it:
- the topB gene encoding type IA DNA topoisomerase, which translates into the protein MTTCIIAEKPSVARDIARIVGATSKQDGYLAGNGYLVTWAMGHLITLAMPEAYGYSNYKAEELPICPNPFQLIVRQVRKDKEYHEDPAALKQLKAIGSCFNQADRIIVATDAGREGELIFRWIYRHLNSHKPFDRLWISSLTDKAIREGLANIKPGSHYDHLYYAAQARAEADWLMGINASRALSIAYRGGYSLGRVQTPTLAMVCHRYMEHRDFTSVPYWKLIALIEDEDLSIKAVSLQNFDNEATAQTALTSLRSIGSLTVTEVTRKVTHTAPPLLYDLTALQKEANVRHGFSADKTLTLAQSLYEKKFTTYPRTGSRYISEDVFEEVPDLLRKIDTPLPQELNRHSVDDSKVTDHHAIIPTGETASALSVDETTLYQMIVTRFAEAFSAHSEEERMQVVLKDETNSYVWKACRQVSLGWKSVQSTTSQEHKESEEDEPILSSLPNLTEGQTLPLQQADIIEQKSKPKPLYTEATLLSAMEHAGKEVEDVASKKALAECGIGTPATRANIIETLILRDYIRREKKSIVPTEKGLAVYEIVKDKRIANAEMTGAWEVALVAIEAGSMDAGKFAQGINSYVSTICEELLSLTPAPRQQRYPTYHCPKCGCESVGIYAKVARCKNDDCDFHIFREVCGTYLSEENIRDLITKGRTPILKGLTSKAGKKFNARLVLQEDSSTKFEFEQKRKK